A genome region from Chiroxiphia lanceolata isolate bChiLan1 chromosome 5, bChiLan1.pri, whole genome shotgun sequence includes the following:
- the FAM118A gene encoding protein FAM118A, with translation MDSPERATIRSEQKSRKFLKSLVRKQPRELLVVLGTGVSAAVAPGIPALCSWRSCIEAVLGAAEQLEVLHPGDVAEFRRKVTKERDLLVVAHDLIRKMSPRTGDTKPNFFQDCLMEVFDNLEQHIQNPVVLQSILRLMERGTMVLTTNYDNLLEIFGQQQGKPMESLDLKDKDKVLQWARGHVKYGVLHIHGLYTDPCGMVLDPSGYKDVTQDPEVMEVLQNLYRTKSFLFLGCGETLRDQIFQALFLYTVKNKVDLEHYMLVLKENEDHFFKLQADMLLHGIKVVSYGDCFQQFPEYVQDLTAQICKQRSPDADRVDSTTLLGTSCVDCAKRKLGESGTDSPKRIKQSDTPTSE, from the exons ATGGATTCACCAGAACGAGCCACAATTAGAAGTGAGCAGAAATCCAG aaagtTCCTGAAGAGCCTGGTGCGGAAGCAGCCGcgggagctgctggtggtgctggggacGGGCGTGAGCGCCGCGGTGGCCCCGGGGATCCCGGCCCTGtgctcctggaggagctgcatcgaggctgtgctgggagcagccgagcagctggaggtgctgcaCCCCGGGGACGTGGCGGAATTCCGCAGGAAGGTCACCAAAGAGAGGGACCTGCTCGTGGTCGCCCACGATCTCATCAGGAAGATGTCACCG CGTACCGGGGACACGAAGCCCAACTTCTTCCAGGATTGCTTGATGGAGGTGTTTGATAACTTGGAGCAGCACATCCAGAACCCTGTGGTCCTGCAGTCCATCCTGAGGCTCATGGAGAGAGGCACAATGGTTCTGACCACAAACTATGATAATTTGCTCGAGATATTTGGTCAGCAACAGGGCAAACCTATGGAATCTTTAGACCTTAAAGATAAGGATAAG GTTCTTCAGTGGGCGAGAGGCCACGTAAAATATGGAGTTCTTCACATTCACGGCTTGTACACAGATCCCTGTGGAATGGTGCTCGATCCCTCGGGATATAAGGATGTTACTCAGGATCCTGAAGTCATG GAGGTTCTTCAGAACTTGTACAGGACCAAGTCCTTCCTGTTTTTGGGCTGTGGGGAGACTCTGCGTGACCAGATATTCCAAGCCCTTTTTCTTTACACAGTAAAGAACAAAGTGGATTTAGAGCATTACATGTTGGTGCTTAAAGAAAACGAAGACCACTTTTTTAAGCTGCAGGCAGACATGCTGCTGCACGGGATAAAGGTGGTGTCCTATGGGGACTGCTTCCAGCAATTCCCAGAGTACGTCCAGGATCTCACTGCTCAGATCTGCAAGCAGAGGAGCCCAG ATGCTGATCGGGTGGACAGTACAACACTGCTGG gaaCTTCATGTGTGGACTGTGCTAAAAGGAAGTTGGGAGAAAGTGGCACTGACTCTCCTAAGAGGATCAAGCAGTCAGATACACCCACTAGTgaatga